One window of the Ictidomys tridecemlineatus isolate mIctTri1 chromosome 11, mIctTri1.hap1, whole genome shotgun sequence genome contains the following:
- the Adam15 gene encoding disintegrin and metalloproteinase domain-containing protein 15 isoform X5, with protein sequence MRLALLWALGLLGAGSPLPSWPLPNIGFMEEQQARPERAPSGPWEPQILQDKAPIGLAEVFQTGLSKSMKIKVELDGDSYILELLQNRDLVPGRPTLAWYQPDGTRVVSEGHTLENCCYQGRVQGHTSSWVSMCACSGLRGLVLLSPERSYVLELGPGDIQGPPIISRIQDLRLPGHVCALSRNAPVPTQAPPGQPLGQRHIRRHKRDVVTETKIVELVIVADHSEVRRYPDFQRLLNRTLDVALLLDMFFRPLNVRVVLVGLEAWSQRDLIEMSPNPAVTLENFLHWRRTDLLPRLPHDSAQLVTDISFSGPMVGMAIQNSICSPDFSGGVNMDHSISILGVASSIAHELGHSLGLGHDSPGSSCPCPGPAPAKSCIMEASTDFLPGLNFSNCSRQALEKALLQGMGSCLFERLPSLPPMAPFCGNMFVDPGEQCDCGFPDDCTDPCCDYFTCQLRPGAQCASDGLCCQNCQLRPAGSQCRPSRGDCDLPEFCPGDSSQCPPDISLGDGEPCAGGQAVCVHGRCASYAQQCQSLWGPGAQPAAPLCLQTANTRGNVYGSCGRSANGSYIPCTPQDAVCGQLQCQGGRTQPLLGLAQELHWETLEANGTQLNCSWVHLDLGNDVAQPLLTLPGTACGPGLVCLDHRCQPVDLLGAQECRSRCHGHGVCDSNRHCHCEEGWAPPDCTTQLRATSSLTTGLLLSLLLLLVLVLLGASYWHRARLRQRLCQLKGSSCQYRAAQSSPPERPGPPQRAQVLPGTKQVSALGFPAPPSRPLPPDPVPKTLQSQRPTKPPPPRKPLPADPQGRRPSGDLPGPGPGIMPSVVPSRPAPPPPAASSLYL encoded by the exons ATGCGGCTGGCGCTGCTCTGGGCCCTGGGGCTCCTGGGCGCCGGCAGCCCTCTGCCTTCCTGGCCGCTCCCAAATATAG GTTTCATGGAGGAACAGCAGGCCAGACCAGAGAGGGCCCCGAGTGGGCCCTGGGAGCCCCAGATCCTTCAGGACAAGGCCCCTATTGGCCTAGCAGAGGTGTTTCAG ACTGGTCTGTCTAAGTCCATGAAGATCAAAGTGGAGCTGGACGGTGACAGTTACATCCTGGAGCTGCTGCAGAACAG GGATTTAGTCCCAGGTCGCCCAACCCTGGCATGGTATCAGCCCGATGGCACTCGGGTAGTCAGTGAGGGACACACTCTG GAGAACTGCTGCTATCAGGGCAGAGTACAAGGCCATACCAGCTCCTGGGTCTCCATGTGCGCCTGCTCCGGCCTCAG GGGCTTGGTGCTCCTGTCCCCAGAGAGAAGTTATGTCTTGGAGCTGGGGCCTGGGGACATTCAGGGTCCTCCCATTATCTCCCGGATCCAAGACCTTCGCTTGCCAGGCCACGTCTGTGCCCTGAGCCGGAATGCCCCTGTGCCCACTCAGGCTCCACCAGGGCAGCCCCTGGGACAACGCCATATTCGCCGG CACAAGCGGGACGTGGTAACAGAGACCAAGATTGTCGAGCTGGTGATTGTGGCCGACCATTCAGAG GTCAGGAGGTATCCCGACTTCCAGCGCCTGCTGAACCGCACACTGGACGTGGCCCTCCTGCTGGACATG TTCTTCCGGCCCCTGAACGTCCGGGTGGTACTGGTGGGCCTGGAGGCCTGGAGCCAGCGCGACCTCATAGAGATGAGCCCAAACCCAGCTGTCACTCTGGAAAACTTCCTCCACTGGCGCCGGACAGACTTGCTGCCTCGACTGCCCCATGACAGTGCCCAGCTAGTGAC TGATATTTCTTTCTCTGGGCCCATGGTGGGCATGGCCATTCAGAACTCCATCTGTTCTCCCGACTTCTCAGGAGGTGTGAACATG GACCACTCCATAAGCATCCTGGGAGTCGCCTCCTCCATAGCCCATGAGTTGGGccacagcctgggcctgggccacGATTCACCTGGGAGCAGCTGCCCCTGTCCAGGTCCAGCCCCAGCAAAGAGCTGCATCATGGAGGCCTCCACCGA CTTCCTGCCAGGCCTGAACTTCAGCAACTGCAGCCGGCAGGCCCTGGAGAAAGCCCTCCTGCAGGGGATGGGCAGCTGCCTCTTTGAACGGCTGCCCAGCCTGCCCCCTATGGCCCCCTTCTGCGGAAATATGTTTGTGGACCCTGGCGAGCAGTGTGACTGTGGCTTCCCGGAT GACTGCACAGATCCCTGTTGTGATTACTTCACCTGCCAGCTGAGGCCAGGGGCACAGTGTGCCTCTGACGGACTCTGTTGTCAGAACTGCCAG CTGCGCCCCGCCGGCTCGCAGTGCCGTCCTAGCAGAGGAGACTGTGACTTGCCCGAGTTCTGCCCAGGAGACAGCTCCCAGTGCCCCCCGGACATCAGCCTGGGGGACGGCGAGCCCTGTGCTGGTGGCCAGGCTGTGTGTGTCCACGGGCGCTGTGCCTCCTATGCCCAGCAGTGCCAGTCACTCTGGGGACCTGGGGCCCAGCCCGCTGCGCCACTTTGCCTCCAAACAGCCAATACTCGGGGCAACGTTTATGGGAGCTGTGGCCGAAGCGCCAATGGCAGCTACATACCCTGCACCCCTCA AGACGCCGTTTGTGGGCAGCTTCAGTGCCAGGGGGGCAGGACGCAGCCTCTCCTGGGCTTAGCCCAAGAGCTGCACTGGGAGACGCTGGAGGCCAACGGGACTCAACTGAACTGCAGCTGGGTACACCTGGACCTGGGCAACGACGTGGCCCAACCCCTCCTGACTCTGCCGGGCACCGCCTGTGGCCCTGGCCTG GTGTGTCTAGACCACCGATGCCAGCCTGTGGATCTCCTAGGAGCACAAGAGTGTCGAAGCAGATGCCATGGACATGGG GTCTGTGACAGCAACAGGCACTGCCACTGCGAGGAGGGCTGGGCACCCCCGGACTGCACCACACAGCTCCGAG CAACCAGCTCCCTGACCACGGGGctgctcctcagcctcctgctgtTGCTGGTCCTAGTGCTACTTGGTGCCAGTTACTGGCACCGTGCCCGCCTGCGCCAGCGACTTTGCCAGCTCAAGGGATCCAGCTGCCAATACAG GGCAGCCCAATCCAGTCCCCCTGAACGGCCAGGACCCCCCCAGAGGGCCCAGGTGTTGCCAGGCACTAAG CAGGTTAGTGCTCTCGGCTTTCCGGCCCCCCCCTCCAGGCCGCTGCCGCCTGACCCTGTGCCCAAGACACTCCAG TCTCAGAGGCCTACCaagcccccaccccccaggaaGCCACTGCCTGCGGACCCCCAGGGCAGGCGCCCTTCGGGTGACTTGCCTGGCCCAGGGCCTGGAATCATGCCTTCAGTGGTCCCCTCCAG GCCAGCACCACCGCCTCCAGCAGCATCCTCGCTCTACCTCTGA
- the Adam15 gene encoding disintegrin and metalloproteinase domain-containing protein 15 isoform X3 has product MRLALLWALGLLGAGSPLPSWPLPNIGFMEEQQARPERAPSGPWEPQILQDKAPIGLAEVFQTGLSKSMKIKVELDGDSYILELLQNRDLVPGRPTLAWYQPDGTRVVSEGHTLENCCYQGRVQGHTSSWVSMCACSGLRGLVLLSPERSYVLELGPGDIQGPPIISRIQDLRLPGHVCALSRNAPVPTQAPPGQPLGQRHIRRHKRDVVTETKIVELVIVADHSEVRRYPDFQRLLNRTLDVALLLDMFFRPLNVRVVLVGLEAWSQRDLIEMSPNPAVTLENFLHWRRTDLLPRLPHDSAQLVTDISFSGPMVGMAIQNSICSPDFSGGVNMDHSISILGVASSIAHELGHSLGLGHDSPGSSCPCPGPAPAKSCIMEASTDFLPGLNFSNCSRQALEKALLQGMGSCLFERLPSLPPMAPFCGNMFVDPGEQCDCGFPDDCTDPCCDYFTCQLRPGAQCASDGLCCQNCQLRPAGSQCRPSRGDCDLPEFCPGDSSQCPPDISLGDGEPCAGGQAVCVHGRCASYAQQCQSLWGPGAQPAAPLCLQTANTRGNVYGSCGRSANGSYIPCTPQDAVCGQLQCQGGRTQPLLGLAQELHWETLEANGTQLNCSWVHLDLGNDVAQPLLTLPGTACGPGLVCLDHRCQPVDLLGAQECRSRCHGHGVCDSNRHCHCEEGWAPPDCTTQLRATSSLTTGLLLSLLLLLVLVLLGASYWHRARLRQRLCQLKGSSCQYRAAQSSPPERPGPPQRAQVLPGTKQVSALGFPAPPSRPLPPDPVPKTLQAELADRPNPPTRPLPADPVVRRPKSQRPTKPPPPRKPLPADPQGRRPSGDLPGPGPGIMPSVVPSRPAPPPPAASSLYL; this is encoded by the exons ATGCGGCTGGCGCTGCTCTGGGCCCTGGGGCTCCTGGGCGCCGGCAGCCCTCTGCCTTCCTGGCCGCTCCCAAATATAG GTTTCATGGAGGAACAGCAGGCCAGACCAGAGAGGGCCCCGAGTGGGCCCTGGGAGCCCCAGATCCTTCAGGACAAGGCCCCTATTGGCCTAGCAGAGGTGTTTCAG ACTGGTCTGTCTAAGTCCATGAAGATCAAAGTGGAGCTGGACGGTGACAGTTACATCCTGGAGCTGCTGCAGAACAG GGATTTAGTCCCAGGTCGCCCAACCCTGGCATGGTATCAGCCCGATGGCACTCGGGTAGTCAGTGAGGGACACACTCTG GAGAACTGCTGCTATCAGGGCAGAGTACAAGGCCATACCAGCTCCTGGGTCTCCATGTGCGCCTGCTCCGGCCTCAG GGGCTTGGTGCTCCTGTCCCCAGAGAGAAGTTATGTCTTGGAGCTGGGGCCTGGGGACATTCAGGGTCCTCCCATTATCTCCCGGATCCAAGACCTTCGCTTGCCAGGCCACGTCTGTGCCCTGAGCCGGAATGCCCCTGTGCCCACTCAGGCTCCACCAGGGCAGCCCCTGGGACAACGCCATATTCGCCGG CACAAGCGGGACGTGGTAACAGAGACCAAGATTGTCGAGCTGGTGATTGTGGCCGACCATTCAGAG GTCAGGAGGTATCCCGACTTCCAGCGCCTGCTGAACCGCACACTGGACGTGGCCCTCCTGCTGGACATG TTCTTCCGGCCCCTGAACGTCCGGGTGGTACTGGTGGGCCTGGAGGCCTGGAGCCAGCGCGACCTCATAGAGATGAGCCCAAACCCAGCTGTCACTCTGGAAAACTTCCTCCACTGGCGCCGGACAGACTTGCTGCCTCGACTGCCCCATGACAGTGCCCAGCTAGTGAC TGATATTTCTTTCTCTGGGCCCATGGTGGGCATGGCCATTCAGAACTCCATCTGTTCTCCCGACTTCTCAGGAGGTGTGAACATG GACCACTCCATAAGCATCCTGGGAGTCGCCTCCTCCATAGCCCATGAGTTGGGccacagcctgggcctgggccacGATTCACCTGGGAGCAGCTGCCCCTGTCCAGGTCCAGCCCCAGCAAAGAGCTGCATCATGGAGGCCTCCACCGA CTTCCTGCCAGGCCTGAACTTCAGCAACTGCAGCCGGCAGGCCCTGGAGAAAGCCCTCCTGCAGGGGATGGGCAGCTGCCTCTTTGAACGGCTGCCCAGCCTGCCCCCTATGGCCCCCTTCTGCGGAAATATGTTTGTGGACCCTGGCGAGCAGTGTGACTGTGGCTTCCCGGAT GACTGCACAGATCCCTGTTGTGATTACTTCACCTGCCAGCTGAGGCCAGGGGCACAGTGTGCCTCTGACGGACTCTGTTGTCAGAACTGCCAG CTGCGCCCCGCCGGCTCGCAGTGCCGTCCTAGCAGAGGAGACTGTGACTTGCCCGAGTTCTGCCCAGGAGACAGCTCCCAGTGCCCCCCGGACATCAGCCTGGGGGACGGCGAGCCCTGTGCTGGTGGCCAGGCTGTGTGTGTCCACGGGCGCTGTGCCTCCTATGCCCAGCAGTGCCAGTCACTCTGGGGACCTGGGGCCCAGCCCGCTGCGCCACTTTGCCTCCAAACAGCCAATACTCGGGGCAACGTTTATGGGAGCTGTGGCCGAAGCGCCAATGGCAGCTACATACCCTGCACCCCTCA AGACGCCGTTTGTGGGCAGCTTCAGTGCCAGGGGGGCAGGACGCAGCCTCTCCTGGGCTTAGCCCAAGAGCTGCACTGGGAGACGCTGGAGGCCAACGGGACTCAACTGAACTGCAGCTGGGTACACCTGGACCTGGGCAACGACGTGGCCCAACCCCTCCTGACTCTGCCGGGCACCGCCTGTGGCCCTGGCCTG GTGTGTCTAGACCACCGATGCCAGCCTGTGGATCTCCTAGGAGCACAAGAGTGTCGAAGCAGATGCCATGGACATGGG GTCTGTGACAGCAACAGGCACTGCCACTGCGAGGAGGGCTGGGCACCCCCGGACTGCACCACACAGCTCCGAG CAACCAGCTCCCTGACCACGGGGctgctcctcagcctcctgctgtTGCTGGTCCTAGTGCTACTTGGTGCCAGTTACTGGCACCGTGCCCGCCTGCGCCAGCGACTTTGCCAGCTCAAGGGATCCAGCTGCCAATACAG GGCAGCCCAATCCAGTCCCCCTGAACGGCCAGGACCCCCCCAGAGGGCCCAGGTGTTGCCAGGCACTAAG CAGGTTAGTGCTCTCGGCTTTCCGGCCCCCCCCTCCAGGCCGCTGCCGCCTGACCCTGTGCCCAAGACACTCCAG GCTGAGCTGGCTGACCGACCCAATCCCCCCACGCGCCCTCTGCCCGCTGACCCAGTGGTGAGGCGCCCGAAG TCTCAGAGGCCTACCaagcccccaccccccaggaaGCCACTGCCTGCGGACCCCCAGGGCAGGCGCCCTTCGGGTGACTTGCCTGGCCCAGGGCCTGGAATCATGCCTTCAGTGGTCCCCTCCAG GCCAGCACCACCGCCTCCAGCAGCATCCTCGCTCTACCTCTGA
- the Adam15 gene encoding disintegrin and metalloproteinase domain-containing protein 15 isoform X1, producing the protein MRLALLWALGLLGAGSPLPSWPLPNIGFMEEQQARPERAPSGPWEPQILQDKAPIGLAEVFQTGLSKSMKIKVELDGDSYILELLQNRDLVPGRPTLAWYQPDGTRVVSEGHTLENCCYQGRVQGHTSSWVSMCACSGLRGLVLLSPERSYVLELGPGDIQGPPIISRIQDLRLPGHVCALSRNAPVPTQAPPGQPLGQRHIRRHKRDVVTETKIVELVIVADHSEVRRYPDFQRLLNRTLDVALLLDMFFRPLNVRVVLVGLEAWSQRDLIEMSPNPAVTLENFLHWRRTDLLPRLPHDSAQLVTDISFSGPMVGMAIQNSICSPDFSGGVNMDHSISILGVASSIAHELGHSLGLGHDSPGSSCPCPGPAPAKSCIMEASTDFLPGLNFSNCSRQALEKALLQGMGSCLFERLPSLPPMAPFCGNMFVDPGEQCDCGFPDDCTDPCCDYFTCQLRPGAQCASDGLCCQNCQLRPAGSQCRPSRGDCDLPEFCPGDSSQCPPDISLGDGEPCAGGQAVCVHGRCASYAQQCQSLWGPGAQPAAPLCLQTANTRGNVYGSCGRSANGSYIPCTPQDAVCGQLQCQGGRTQPLLGLAQELHWETLEANGTQLNCSWVHLDLGNDVAQPLLTLPGTACGPGLVCLDHRCQPVDLLGAQECRSRCHGHGVCDSNRHCHCEEGWAPPDCTTQLRATSSLTTGLLLSLLLLLVLVLLGASYWHRARLRQRLCQLKGSSCQYRAAQSSPPERPGPPQRAQVLPGTKQVSALGFPAPPSRPLPPDPVPKTLQWCSPLGDQGVTRPSQAEPQKPQRAELADRPNPPTRPLPADPVVRRPKSQRPTKPPPPRKPLPADPQGRRPSGDLPGPGPGIMPSVVPSRPAPPPPAASSLYL; encoded by the exons ATGCGGCTGGCGCTGCTCTGGGCCCTGGGGCTCCTGGGCGCCGGCAGCCCTCTGCCTTCCTGGCCGCTCCCAAATATAG GTTTCATGGAGGAACAGCAGGCCAGACCAGAGAGGGCCCCGAGTGGGCCCTGGGAGCCCCAGATCCTTCAGGACAAGGCCCCTATTGGCCTAGCAGAGGTGTTTCAG ACTGGTCTGTCTAAGTCCATGAAGATCAAAGTGGAGCTGGACGGTGACAGTTACATCCTGGAGCTGCTGCAGAACAG GGATTTAGTCCCAGGTCGCCCAACCCTGGCATGGTATCAGCCCGATGGCACTCGGGTAGTCAGTGAGGGACACACTCTG GAGAACTGCTGCTATCAGGGCAGAGTACAAGGCCATACCAGCTCCTGGGTCTCCATGTGCGCCTGCTCCGGCCTCAG GGGCTTGGTGCTCCTGTCCCCAGAGAGAAGTTATGTCTTGGAGCTGGGGCCTGGGGACATTCAGGGTCCTCCCATTATCTCCCGGATCCAAGACCTTCGCTTGCCAGGCCACGTCTGTGCCCTGAGCCGGAATGCCCCTGTGCCCACTCAGGCTCCACCAGGGCAGCCCCTGGGACAACGCCATATTCGCCGG CACAAGCGGGACGTGGTAACAGAGACCAAGATTGTCGAGCTGGTGATTGTGGCCGACCATTCAGAG GTCAGGAGGTATCCCGACTTCCAGCGCCTGCTGAACCGCACACTGGACGTGGCCCTCCTGCTGGACATG TTCTTCCGGCCCCTGAACGTCCGGGTGGTACTGGTGGGCCTGGAGGCCTGGAGCCAGCGCGACCTCATAGAGATGAGCCCAAACCCAGCTGTCACTCTGGAAAACTTCCTCCACTGGCGCCGGACAGACTTGCTGCCTCGACTGCCCCATGACAGTGCCCAGCTAGTGAC TGATATTTCTTTCTCTGGGCCCATGGTGGGCATGGCCATTCAGAACTCCATCTGTTCTCCCGACTTCTCAGGAGGTGTGAACATG GACCACTCCATAAGCATCCTGGGAGTCGCCTCCTCCATAGCCCATGAGTTGGGccacagcctgggcctgggccacGATTCACCTGGGAGCAGCTGCCCCTGTCCAGGTCCAGCCCCAGCAAAGAGCTGCATCATGGAGGCCTCCACCGA CTTCCTGCCAGGCCTGAACTTCAGCAACTGCAGCCGGCAGGCCCTGGAGAAAGCCCTCCTGCAGGGGATGGGCAGCTGCCTCTTTGAACGGCTGCCCAGCCTGCCCCCTATGGCCCCCTTCTGCGGAAATATGTTTGTGGACCCTGGCGAGCAGTGTGACTGTGGCTTCCCGGAT GACTGCACAGATCCCTGTTGTGATTACTTCACCTGCCAGCTGAGGCCAGGGGCACAGTGTGCCTCTGACGGACTCTGTTGTCAGAACTGCCAG CTGCGCCCCGCCGGCTCGCAGTGCCGTCCTAGCAGAGGAGACTGTGACTTGCCCGAGTTCTGCCCAGGAGACAGCTCCCAGTGCCCCCCGGACATCAGCCTGGGGGACGGCGAGCCCTGTGCTGGTGGCCAGGCTGTGTGTGTCCACGGGCGCTGTGCCTCCTATGCCCAGCAGTGCCAGTCACTCTGGGGACCTGGGGCCCAGCCCGCTGCGCCACTTTGCCTCCAAACAGCCAATACTCGGGGCAACGTTTATGGGAGCTGTGGCCGAAGCGCCAATGGCAGCTACATACCCTGCACCCCTCA AGACGCCGTTTGTGGGCAGCTTCAGTGCCAGGGGGGCAGGACGCAGCCTCTCCTGGGCTTAGCCCAAGAGCTGCACTGGGAGACGCTGGAGGCCAACGGGACTCAACTGAACTGCAGCTGGGTACACCTGGACCTGGGCAACGACGTGGCCCAACCCCTCCTGACTCTGCCGGGCACCGCCTGTGGCCCTGGCCTG GTGTGTCTAGACCACCGATGCCAGCCTGTGGATCTCCTAGGAGCACAAGAGTGTCGAAGCAGATGCCATGGACATGGG GTCTGTGACAGCAACAGGCACTGCCACTGCGAGGAGGGCTGGGCACCCCCGGACTGCACCACACAGCTCCGAG CAACCAGCTCCCTGACCACGGGGctgctcctcagcctcctgctgtTGCTGGTCCTAGTGCTACTTGGTGCCAGTTACTGGCACCGTGCCCGCCTGCGCCAGCGACTTTGCCAGCTCAAGGGATCCAGCTGCCAATACAG GGCAGCCCAATCCAGTCCCCCTGAACGGCCAGGACCCCCCCAGAGGGCCCAGGTGTTGCCAGGCACTAAG CAGGTTAGTGCTCTCGGCTTTCCGGCCCCCCCCTCCAGGCCGCTGCCGCCTGACCCTGTGCCCAAGACACTCCAG TGGTGCTCTCCGTTAGGTGACCAAGGTGTCACTCGGCCTTCCCAGGCTGAGCCCCAGAAGCCGCAAAGG GCTGAGCTGGCTGACCGACCCAATCCCCCCACGCGCCCTCTGCCCGCTGACCCAGTGGTGAGGCGCCCGAAG TCTCAGAGGCCTACCaagcccccaccccccaggaaGCCACTGCCTGCGGACCCCCAGGGCAGGCGCCCTTCGGGTGACTTGCCTGGCCCAGGGCCTGGAATCATGCCTTCAGTGGTCCCCTCCAG GCCAGCACCACCGCCTCCAGCAGCATCCTCGCTCTACCTCTGA
- the Adam15 gene encoding disintegrin and metalloproteinase domain-containing protein 15 isoform X6, with translation MRLALLWALGLLGAGSPLPSWPLPNIGFMEEQQARPERAPSGPWEPQILQDKAPIGLAEVFQTGLSKSMKIKVELDGDSYILELLQNRDLVPGRPTLAWYQPDGTRVVSEGHTLENCCYQGRVQGHTSSWVSMCACSGLRGLVLLSPERSYVLELGPGDIQGPPIISRIQDLRLPGHVCALSRNAPVPTQAPPGQPLGQRHIRRHKRDVVTETKIVELVIVADHSEVRRYPDFQRLLNRTLDVALLLDMFFRPLNVRVVLVGLEAWSQRDLIEMSPNPAVTLENFLHWRRTDLLPRLPHDSAQLVTDISFSGPMVGMAIQNSICSPDFSGGVNMDHSISILGVASSIAHELGHSLGLGHDSPGSSCPCPGPAPAKSCIMEASTDFLPGLNFSNCSRQALEKALLQGMGSCLFERLPSLPPMAPFCGNMFVDPGEQCDCGFPDDCTDPCCDYFTCQLRPGAQCASDGLCCQNCQLRPAGSQCRPSRGDCDLPEFCPGDSSQCPPDISLGDGEPCAGGQAVCVHGRCASYAQQCQSLWGPGAQPAAPLCLQTANTRGNVYGSCGRSANGSYIPCTPQDAVCGQLQCQGGRTQPLLGLAQELHWETLEANGTQLNCSWVHLDLGNDVAQPLLTLPGTACGPGLVCLDHRCQPVDLLGAQECRSRCHGHGVCDSNRHCHCEEGWAPPDCTTQLRATSSLTTGLLLSLLLLLVLVLLGASYWHRARLRQRLCQLKGSSCQYRAAQSSPPERPGPPQRAQVLPGTKAELADRPNPPTRPLPADPVVRRPKSQRPTKPPPPRKPLPADPQGRRPSGDLPGPGPGIMPSVVPSRPAPPPPAASSLYL, from the exons ATGCGGCTGGCGCTGCTCTGGGCCCTGGGGCTCCTGGGCGCCGGCAGCCCTCTGCCTTCCTGGCCGCTCCCAAATATAG GTTTCATGGAGGAACAGCAGGCCAGACCAGAGAGGGCCCCGAGTGGGCCCTGGGAGCCCCAGATCCTTCAGGACAAGGCCCCTATTGGCCTAGCAGAGGTGTTTCAG ACTGGTCTGTCTAAGTCCATGAAGATCAAAGTGGAGCTGGACGGTGACAGTTACATCCTGGAGCTGCTGCAGAACAG GGATTTAGTCCCAGGTCGCCCAACCCTGGCATGGTATCAGCCCGATGGCACTCGGGTAGTCAGTGAGGGACACACTCTG GAGAACTGCTGCTATCAGGGCAGAGTACAAGGCCATACCAGCTCCTGGGTCTCCATGTGCGCCTGCTCCGGCCTCAG GGGCTTGGTGCTCCTGTCCCCAGAGAGAAGTTATGTCTTGGAGCTGGGGCCTGGGGACATTCAGGGTCCTCCCATTATCTCCCGGATCCAAGACCTTCGCTTGCCAGGCCACGTCTGTGCCCTGAGCCGGAATGCCCCTGTGCCCACTCAGGCTCCACCAGGGCAGCCCCTGGGACAACGCCATATTCGCCGG CACAAGCGGGACGTGGTAACAGAGACCAAGATTGTCGAGCTGGTGATTGTGGCCGACCATTCAGAG GTCAGGAGGTATCCCGACTTCCAGCGCCTGCTGAACCGCACACTGGACGTGGCCCTCCTGCTGGACATG TTCTTCCGGCCCCTGAACGTCCGGGTGGTACTGGTGGGCCTGGAGGCCTGGAGCCAGCGCGACCTCATAGAGATGAGCCCAAACCCAGCTGTCACTCTGGAAAACTTCCTCCACTGGCGCCGGACAGACTTGCTGCCTCGACTGCCCCATGACAGTGCCCAGCTAGTGAC TGATATTTCTTTCTCTGGGCCCATGGTGGGCATGGCCATTCAGAACTCCATCTGTTCTCCCGACTTCTCAGGAGGTGTGAACATG GACCACTCCATAAGCATCCTGGGAGTCGCCTCCTCCATAGCCCATGAGTTGGGccacagcctgggcctgggccacGATTCACCTGGGAGCAGCTGCCCCTGTCCAGGTCCAGCCCCAGCAAAGAGCTGCATCATGGAGGCCTCCACCGA CTTCCTGCCAGGCCTGAACTTCAGCAACTGCAGCCGGCAGGCCCTGGAGAAAGCCCTCCTGCAGGGGATGGGCAGCTGCCTCTTTGAACGGCTGCCCAGCCTGCCCCCTATGGCCCCCTTCTGCGGAAATATGTTTGTGGACCCTGGCGAGCAGTGTGACTGTGGCTTCCCGGAT GACTGCACAGATCCCTGTTGTGATTACTTCACCTGCCAGCTGAGGCCAGGGGCACAGTGTGCCTCTGACGGACTCTGTTGTCAGAACTGCCAG CTGCGCCCCGCCGGCTCGCAGTGCCGTCCTAGCAGAGGAGACTGTGACTTGCCCGAGTTCTGCCCAGGAGACAGCTCCCAGTGCCCCCCGGACATCAGCCTGGGGGACGGCGAGCCCTGTGCTGGTGGCCAGGCTGTGTGTGTCCACGGGCGCTGTGCCTCCTATGCCCAGCAGTGCCAGTCACTCTGGGGACCTGGGGCCCAGCCCGCTGCGCCACTTTGCCTCCAAACAGCCAATACTCGGGGCAACGTTTATGGGAGCTGTGGCCGAAGCGCCAATGGCAGCTACATACCCTGCACCCCTCA AGACGCCGTTTGTGGGCAGCTTCAGTGCCAGGGGGGCAGGACGCAGCCTCTCCTGGGCTTAGCCCAAGAGCTGCACTGGGAGACGCTGGAGGCCAACGGGACTCAACTGAACTGCAGCTGGGTACACCTGGACCTGGGCAACGACGTGGCCCAACCCCTCCTGACTCTGCCGGGCACCGCCTGTGGCCCTGGCCTG GTGTGTCTAGACCACCGATGCCAGCCTGTGGATCTCCTAGGAGCACAAGAGTGTCGAAGCAGATGCCATGGACATGGG GTCTGTGACAGCAACAGGCACTGCCACTGCGAGGAGGGCTGGGCACCCCCGGACTGCACCACACAGCTCCGAG CAACCAGCTCCCTGACCACGGGGctgctcctcagcctcctgctgtTGCTGGTCCTAGTGCTACTTGGTGCCAGTTACTGGCACCGTGCCCGCCTGCGCCAGCGACTTTGCCAGCTCAAGGGATCCAGCTGCCAATACAG GGCAGCCCAATCCAGTCCCCCTGAACGGCCAGGACCCCCCCAGAGGGCCCAGGTGTTGCCAGGCACTAAG GCTGAGCTGGCTGACCGACCCAATCCCCCCACGCGCCCTCTGCCCGCTGACCCAGTGGTGAGGCGCCCGAAG TCTCAGAGGCCTACCaagcccccaccccccaggaaGCCACTGCCTGCGGACCCCCAGGGCAGGCGCCCTTCGGGTGACTTGCCTGGCCCAGGGCCTGGAATCATGCCTTCAGTGGTCCCCTCCAG GCCAGCACCACCGCCTCCAGCAGCATCCTCGCTCTACCTCTGA